One genomic segment of Ipomoea triloba cultivar NCNSP0323 chromosome 9, ASM357664v1 includes these proteins:
- the LOC116029642 gene encoding FK506-binding nuclear protein-like translates to MENKILAMMEELKQGMANMKDEMRQEWKQDFRQEMATIRQDVSNLRQENHASLRHLETQVTQNSKALAERPQGALPSTTVNNPRERVQAVTLQSGKELPEPTLKKSTNSKSPVEEEVVEEVLEDDKDKENSVTKKRSEEEAPVLEENLIHERENQIRVQVQEESDDDVEIVWEEEKLCGDTIELACDDNNVLESFTFGDESLSNELTNDLHEICDDDDVNVDASLSDLNDVEIVNFLDNCVDDALYIHEFLGEVEEEKDGCGRDVFLSSEKEEEKESMLMEKETVEGKEKIEKEERENEKQEIMVEGVENENVKEEVEDKKKTRDEKLKEFINARHLRAYLKERVDGAKGLVPVQVCRNEGLNAASGYGR, encoded by the exons ATGGAGAACAAGATATTGGCAATGATGGAAGAATTAAAGCAAGGCATGGCCAATATGAAAGATGAGATGAGGCAAGAGTGGAAGCAAGACTTCAGGCAAGAGATGGCCACAATAAGGCAAGATGTCTCTAACTTGAGACAAGAAAATCATGCCTCCTTGAGACACTTGGAGACACAAGTTACCCAAAACTCCAAGGCATTGGCCGAGAGACCGCAAGGGGCACTTCCGAGCACCACGGTGAATAACCCCAGGGAGAGGGTGCAAGCCGTGACCCTTCAGAGTGGCAAGGAACTCCCGGAGCCGACCTTGAAGAAAAGCACTAACTCCAAGAGTCCCGTCGAAGAGGAGGTAGTTGAAGAAGTTCTTGAAGATGACAAGGACAAAGAGAATAGTGTAACAAAGAAAAGGAGTGAAGAAGAAGCCCCCGTGCTTGAGGAAAACTTAATCCATGAGAGGGAAAATCAAATAAGGGTACAAGTACAAGAAGAGAGTGATGATGATGTGGAGATAGTGTGGGAAGAGGAAAAGCTGTGTGGTGACACTATTGAGCTTGCATGTG ATGATAATAATGTTCTTGAGTCTTTTACTTTTGGTGATGAATCTTTGTCAAATGAGCTTACTAATGATTTGCATGAGATATGCGATGATGATGATGTCAATGTTGATGCTAGCTTGAGTGATTTAAATGATGTCGAGATTGTGAATTTTCTTGATAATTGTGTTGACGATGCTTtgtatattcatgaatttcttggagAAGTTGAGGAGGAAAAGGATGGATGTGGACGGGATGTTTTCTTGAGTagtgaaaaagaagaagagaaggagAGTATGCTTATGGAGAAAGAGACTGTTGAAGGAAAGGAGAAGATTGAGAAAGAAGAGAGGGAGAATGAGAAACAAGAAATAATGGTAGAAGGGGTTGAAAATGAGAATGTAAAAGAAGAGGTTGAGgacaagaaaaagacaagagatgaga AGTTAAAGGAGTTTATCAATGCCCGGCATTTGAGGGCGTATCTTAAAGAAAGagtggatggggcaaaaggacttgtccccGTCCAAGTATGTCGGAATGAGGGCTTGAACGCTGCGTCGGGCTACGGACGTTAA